One stretch of Micromonospora echinospora DNA includes these proteins:
- the prfH gene encoding peptide chain release factor H: MTELLLSAGRGPAECAWALARLLSRLEGEAARRGLRTARIEAVSGDRAGTYRSVLVRITGAGAEGFASGWTGTLCWQAPSPYRTGHGRKNWYVTARPCRTDMVVTPFHEADVEFVPCRTGGPGGQHRNKASTAVRATHRPSGRTVVVDTERHLHLNRRIAVELLRQRIAADDEAARRAGVDARWRIHDDLVRGDPVRVERP; this comes from the coding sequence GTGACCGAGCTGCTGCTGTCCGCCGGGCGCGGACCCGCCGAGTGCGCGTGGGCGCTCGCCCGGCTGCTGTCCCGCCTGGAGGGCGAGGCGGCCCGGCGGGGCCTGCGTACCGCGAGGATCGAAGCGGTGTCCGGCGACCGGGCCGGCACCTACCGGTCGGTGCTGGTCCGGATCACCGGCGCCGGGGCGGAGGGCTTCGCGTCCGGGTGGACCGGCACGCTCTGCTGGCAGGCGCCCAGCCCATATCGGACGGGTCACGGCCGCAAGAACTGGTACGTCACCGCGCGCCCGTGCCGGACCGACATGGTGGTCACGCCGTTCCACGAGGCGGACGTCGAGTTCGTGCCGTGCCGCACCGGCGGGCCGGGCGGCCAGCACCGCAACAAGGCCAGCACCGCCGTCCGGGCCACGCACCGACCGTCCGGCCGGACCGTGGTGGTGGACACCGAACGGCACCTGCACCTCAACCGCCGTATCGCGGTCGAGCTGCTGCGGCAGCGGATCGCGGCCGACGACGAGGCGGCCCGGCGCGCGGGCGTCGACGCCCGCTGGCGCATCCACGACGACCTCGTGCGCGGCGACCCGGTACGGGTGGAGCGGCCCTGA
- a CDS encoding RNA ligase RtcB family protein yields the protein MSAYPSGRAVVPATVSVFSSPGSWIESAALDQCRQVAALDGMMHVAAMPDLHPGKGAPIGAAMASTVLYPFLVGSDIGCGIAVFPIALRRVVPERLAARFPDLDRALDPDRDADDPAWSVLDGEVPAGHLDGLGTVGRGNHFVELARVGAILAPEHAARLGLATGDLVLVVHSGSRGLGERILREHTEAHGAGPAPDPEAYLARHDAAVRWGSLNRRLLAARVAYALGAEPTEPVVDQCHNLVEIRDGHYLHRKGAAPGDGRDVLIAGTRGTPSYLVAAHAGPDAGHSVAHGAGRKMSRADALRRGRAKHTVEELRRTPVGSIVVCGDRQLLFEEAPTAYKRIEQVIGDLVAHDLATPITTTVPLVTYKTPDVGRRDERRKGRR from the coding sequence GTGTCCGCGTACCCCTCCGGGCGGGCCGTCGTGCCCGCCACCGTCTCCGTCTTCTCCTCCCCCGGCAGCTGGATCGAGTCCGCCGCGCTGGACCAGTGCCGTCAGGTCGCCGCCCTGGACGGCATGATGCACGTCGCCGCCATGCCCGACCTGCACCCCGGCAAGGGCGCGCCGATCGGCGCCGCGATGGCCTCGACGGTGCTGTACCCGTTCCTCGTCGGCTCCGACATCGGGTGCGGCATCGCGGTGTTCCCGATCGCGCTGCGCCGGGTCGTACCCGAACGGCTCGCGGCCCGGTTCCCCGACCTGGACCGGGCGCTCGACCCGGACCGGGACGCGGACGACCCGGCCTGGTCGGTGCTGGACGGCGAGGTGCCGGCCGGGCATCTCGACGGGCTCGGCACTGTCGGGCGCGGCAACCACTTCGTGGAGCTGGCCCGCGTCGGCGCGATCCTGGCGCCGGAGCACGCCGCGCGGCTCGGGCTGGCCACCGGTGACCTGGTGCTCGTGGTGCACTCCGGGTCGCGTGGGCTGGGCGAGCGCATCCTGCGCGAGCACACCGAGGCGCACGGCGCCGGTCCCGCGCCCGACCCGGAGGCGTACCTGGCCCGGCACGACGCAGCAGTGCGCTGGGGCTCGCTCAACCGGCGGCTGCTGGCGGCGCGGGTCGCGTACGCGCTCGGCGCCGAACCGACCGAGCCCGTCGTCGACCAGTGCCACAACCTGGTCGAGATCCGCGACGGGCACTACCTGCACCGCAAGGGCGCGGCGCCGGGCGACGGGCGGGACGTGCTGATCGCCGGCACCCGCGGCACACCCTCCTACCTGGTGGCCGCGCACGCCGGGCCGGACGCCGGCCACTCGGTGGCGCACGGTGCCGGGCGCAAGATGTCCCGCGCCGACGCGCTGCGCCGGGGCCGGGCCAAGCACACAGTCGAGGAGCTTCGGCGTACGCCGGTCGGCTCGATCGTGGTGTGCGGCGACCGGCAGCTGCTGTTCGAGGAGGCGCCCACCGCGTACAAGCGCATCGAGCAGGTGATCGGCGACCTGGTGGCGCACGACCTCGCCACCCCGATCACCACAACGGTTCCGCTTGTCACCTACAAGACGCCGGACGTGGGCCGCCGCGACGAGCGCCGCAAGGGCCGCCGGTGA
- a CDS encoding peptidylprolyl isomerase: MSSETRTHAALPLLARLAGVSVAAATIVAAAGVTATAAPAADPAPTKGPCAYTPTPDEPAARPVSLPPDPRRTPDRGTVRVTLRTNQGPIGLTLDREQAPCTVQSFLHLVRKRFYDRTPCHRLTAYPTLTVLQCGDPSGTGEGGPGYRYRDELPTDLPPAPTDPTGVRRLYARGTLAMANAGPDTNGSQFFLVQADSALRPNYTVFGQVDAAGLATLDRISAGGIAPTPEDPAPVDGAPAVPVEICRAKQGR; this comes from the coding sequence GTGTCGAGCGAAACCCGAACGCACGCCGCCTTACCCCTGCTGGCCCGCCTTGCCGGGGTGAGCGTGGCCGCCGCGACGATCGTCGCCGCCGCAGGTGTCACCGCCACCGCGGCGCCGGCCGCCGACCCCGCGCCGACCAAGGGGCCGTGCGCGTACACGCCGACGCCGGACGAGCCCGCGGCCCGGCCGGTGTCGCTGCCGCCGGACCCGCGCCGGACGCCGGACCGCGGCACCGTACGGGTCACGCTGCGCACCAACCAGGGGCCGATCGGGTTGACGCTGGACCGCGAGCAGGCGCCCTGCACCGTGCAGAGCTTCCTGCACCTGGTCCGCAAGCGCTTCTACGACCGGACGCCCTGCCACCGGCTCACCGCGTACCCGACGCTGACGGTGTTGCAGTGCGGTGACCCGTCCGGCACCGGCGAGGGCGGCCCGGGCTACCGGTACCGGGACGAGCTGCCCACCGACCTGCCGCCCGCGCCGACCGACCCGACCGGCGTCCGCCGCCTGTACGCGCGCGGCACCCTGGCCATGGCCAACGCCGGCCCGGACACCAACGGCAGCCAGTTCTTCCTGGTCCAGGCCGACTCGGCGCTGCGCCCGAACTACACGGTGTTCGGTCAGGTCGACGCGGCCGGGCTGGCCACGCTGGACCGGATTTCGGCCGGCGGCATCGCGCCCACCCCGGAGGATCCGGCGCCGGTCGACGGTGCCCCGGCGGTGCCGGTGGAGATCTGTCGCGCCAAGCAGGGACGCTGA
- a CDS encoding DUF2804 domain-containing protein: MTHEREITEPVDLCRPDGRLNPAAVGWSRRPLHRANLRGWGRAKRWEHWGVVTPTHILGLVASSLDYAGVQSLYLLDRRTGRETTAEAVVPLARGTVLPPVSGDGPVRARGGNLTIAVDQGPDGSTLRATAPGVEVDLTVPLPPGHESLGVVVPWSTRRFQYTVKDLGRPVHGTLTVDGTAYPVGEGSYAALDHGRGKWRYAVRWNWAAGSGPGRSIQLGGKWTDGTGSTENAVFVDGRLHKIGADLTWEYDRADWLRPWRITGDRVDVTFHPFHERVARTNLVVLAGETHQCFGHFTGWAATDDGERVDLDGLVGWAEEARNRW, from the coding sequence ATGACGCATGAGCGGGAGATCACCGAGCCGGTCGACCTGTGCCGGCCGGACGGCCGGCTGAACCCGGCGGCGGTCGGCTGGAGTCGCCGGCCGCTGCACCGGGCGAACCTGCGCGGCTGGGGCCGGGCCAAGCGGTGGGAGCACTGGGGCGTGGTCACCCCGACGCACATCCTCGGTCTGGTCGCGTCGTCGCTGGACTACGCCGGAGTGCAGAGTCTCTACCTGCTCGACCGGCGCACCGGCCGGGAGACCACGGCGGAGGCGGTGGTGCCGCTGGCCCGGGGCACGGTGCTGCCCCCGGTCAGCGGCGACGGCCCGGTCCGCGCCCGGGGCGGGAACCTGACCATCGCCGTGGACCAGGGCCCGGACGGCAGCACGCTGCGGGCCACCGCGCCCGGCGTCGAGGTGGACCTGACCGTGCCGCTGCCGCCCGGCCACGAGTCGCTCGGCGTGGTGGTGCCGTGGAGCACCCGCCGGTTCCAGTACACGGTCAAGGACCTCGGCCGCCCGGTGCACGGCACGCTGACTGTCGACGGCACCGCGTACCCGGTGGGGGAGGGGTCGTACGCGGCGCTCGACCACGGCCGCGGCAAGTGGCGGTACGCGGTGCGGTGGAACTGGGCGGCCGGCAGCGGGCCGGGCCGGTCGATCCAGCTCGGCGGCAAGTGGACCGACGGCACCGGCTCGACCGAGAACGCGGTCTTCGTCGACGGGCGGCTGCACAAGATCGGCGCCGATCTGACCTGGGAGTACGACCGCGCCGACTGGCTGCGGCCGTGGCGGATCACCGGCGACCGGGTGGACGTCACGTTCCACCCGTTCCACGAGCGGGTGGCGCGTACCAATCTGGTCGTGCTGGCCGGTGAGACGCACCAGTGCTTCGGGCACTTCACCGGCTGGGCCGCGACCGACGACGGCGAGCGCGTGGACCTGGACGGCCTGGTCGGCTGGGCCGAGGAGGCCCGCAACCGCTGGTGA
- a CDS encoding ricin-type beta-trefoil lectin domain protein — MQQLGSALHSRGKLLTAAVVSEGYYVDGVPTAVFGSVDWLNIMAYDGGSPHANYDWSIASINRWKSRGLPAAKAVLGVPFYSRPGYYTYSALVGMDPANANRDCTTVSGAQQCYNGVPTVKRKTQWAMANAGGMMNWELPQDTTGSTSLVSAIYDTVTGGGTPPPSGRTGPITGIGGACVDVAAASTANGTAIQLYGCNGTAAQSWTVAGDGTLRALGKCLDVTSAGTANGTAIQLWDCNGTGAQVWQTQSNGTLRNPASGRCLDATGNSSANGTRLQIWDCFGGANQVWRLPA; from the coding sequence ATGCAGCAGCTCGGCAGCGCCCTGCACAGCCGCGGCAAGCTGCTCACCGCCGCCGTGGTCTCCGAGGGCTACTACGTCGACGGCGTGCCCACCGCCGTCTTCGGCTCGGTGGACTGGCTGAACATCATGGCGTACGACGGCGGCAGCCCGCACGCCAACTACGACTGGTCGATCGCCAGCATCAACAGGTGGAAGTCACGCGGCCTGCCCGCCGCCAAGGCGGTGCTGGGCGTGCCCTTCTACAGCCGGCCCGGCTACTACACCTACTCCGCGCTGGTCGGCATGGACCCGGCCAACGCCAACCGGGACTGCACCACGGTGAGCGGCGCGCAGCAGTGCTACAACGGCGTACCGACAGTCAAGCGCAAGACCCAGTGGGCCATGGCCAACGCCGGCGGGATGATGAACTGGGAGCTGCCGCAGGACACCACCGGTTCGACCTCGCTGGTCAGCGCGATCTACGACACCGTCACCGGCGGTGGCACGCCGCCGCCGTCCGGGCGTACCGGGCCGATCACCGGCATCGGCGGCGCCTGCGTGGACGTGGCGGCCGCGAGCACCGCCAACGGCACCGCGATCCAGCTCTACGGCTGCAACGGCACCGCCGCGCAGAGCTGGACCGTCGCCGGTGACGGCACGCTGCGGGCGCTGGGCAAGTGCCTGGACGTGACGAGCGCCGGCACCGCCAACGGCACCGCGATCCAGCTCTGGGACTGCAACGGCACCGGCGCCCAGGTGTGGCAGACGCAGAGCAACGGCACGCTGCGCAACCCGGCGTCGGGCCGGTGCCTGGACGCCACCGGCAACAGCTCCGCCAACGGCACCCGCTTGCAGATCTGGGACTGCTTCGGCGGCGCCAACCAGGTCTGGCGGCTGCCGGCCTGA
- a CDS encoding glycoside hydrolase family 18 protein has protein sequence MPRPHLRRRLAAGALALATTAATLTLAPPAAEAVVLPNNFKSVGYMPSWSGNVNSIQYGKLTHINYAFVLPNGDGSLRPVENPSKLSSLVSLGHANNVKVSIAVGGWNDGDDSAFEALAANSGTRTAFVNNLIAFVNQYNLDGVDMDWEYPTRAPRRTTTRC, from the coding sequence ATGCCCAGACCTCACCTCCGGCGGCGCCTGGCCGCCGGTGCGCTCGCGCTGGCCACCACCGCCGCGACGCTCACCCTCGCCCCGCCCGCCGCCGAGGCGGTGGTGCTGCCGAACAACTTCAAGAGCGTCGGCTACATGCCGTCCTGGAGCGGCAACGTCAACAGCATCCAGTACGGCAAGCTCACCCACATCAACTACGCGTTCGTGCTCCCCAACGGCGACGGCAGCCTGCGCCCGGTGGAGAACCCGAGCAAACTCTCCTCGCTGGTGTCGCTCGGGCACGCCAACAACGTCAAGGTCTCCATCGCCGTCGGCGGCTGGAACGACGGCGACGACTCCGCGTTCGAGGCGCTCGCCGCGAACTCCGGCACGCGCACCGCGTTCGTCAACAACCTGATCGCCTTCGTCAACCAGTACAACCTCGACGGCGTCGACATGGACTGGGAGTACCCGACCCGGGCGCCTCGGCGAACAACTACACGCTGCTGA
- a CDS encoding catalase — protein sequence MESSKPTQIVKGVVEAAVEKVGDALTPDVPGAPGSAPPPLEEPTTPHGPLPPKDEQGAPDTRTPTGAETGVPKIAKGQQGAYLTTANGARLRDTDHSLKAGPRGPVLLQDHHLREKITHFDHERIPERVVHARGAGAHGTFVAYGTAEEVTRAGFLKKGRETPVFVRFSTVLGSRGSADTVRDTRGFATKFYTDEGTFDLVANNIPVFFIQDAIKFPDVIHAGKPHPDREIPQAQSAHDTFWDFVSLHTEAQHHTMWNMSDRGIPRSYRTMEGFGVHTFRMVDEAGATVLVKFHWKPKLGVHSLTWEEAQLIGGIDPDYHRRDLYDAIEAGAYPEWELGIQVFPDTPEETFAGIDLLDPTKIVPEELAPVQPIGKLTLNKTPRNFFAETEQVAFHVGHLPPGIDVTNDPLLQGRLFSYVDTQLTRLGGPNFTQIPINRPHADVNDMFRDGFHQHAVHAGVAPYRPNSLDGGNPFPAGDREHAFVDTPVTVAEAPKVRAAPASFDDHYSQVRLFWQSMSPVEKEHIIRAYTFELGKCYHQAIKERQLQCLANVDPVLCEQVAIGLGLPVPQPTAPLADVQPSPALSQVGREWPADGRMVGIVVDAQADLGDVHEVRRAVFAAGMVPLLIAAHGGTVDGLPVQRTFATGRSVEFDAVLLAGAPAPAPDALPARDAKAGAPGSSTVDPRVLLLVEEAWRHAKVIGAWGAGAEVLSQAGVAGTPGVVTGGSGAEVLTEVQRLMAAHRVWERFPASVA from the coding sequence ATGGAATCCAGCAAGCCCACCCAGATCGTCAAGGGTGTCGTCGAAGCCGCCGTCGAGAAGGTCGGCGACGCGCTGACTCCGGACGTGCCGGGCGCTCCCGGCAGCGCGCCGCCGCCACTGGAGGAGCCGACCACGCCGCACGGGCCGCTGCCGCCCAAGGACGAGCAGGGCGCGCCGGACACCCGGACCCCGACCGGCGCCGAGACCGGCGTGCCGAAGATCGCCAAGGGGCAGCAGGGCGCGTACCTCACCACCGCCAACGGGGCCCGGCTGCGGGACACCGACCACTCGCTCAAGGCCGGTCCGCGCGGTCCGGTCCTGCTCCAGGACCACCACCTGCGGGAGAAGATCACCCACTTCGACCACGAGCGGATCCCGGAGCGGGTGGTGCACGCCCGGGGCGCGGGCGCGCACGGCACGTTCGTCGCGTACGGCACCGCGGAGGAGGTGACCCGGGCCGGGTTCCTGAAGAAGGGCCGCGAGACGCCGGTCTTCGTCCGCTTCTCCACAGTGCTCGGCTCGCGCGGGTCGGCCGACACGGTCCGCGACACCCGTGGCTTCGCCACCAAGTTCTACACCGACGAGGGCACGTTCGACCTGGTCGCCAACAACATCCCGGTGTTCTTCATCCAGGACGCGATCAAGTTCCCGGACGTCATCCACGCCGGCAAGCCGCACCCGGACCGGGAGATCCCGCAGGCCCAGAGCGCGCACGACACGTTCTGGGACTTCGTCTCGCTGCACACCGAGGCGCAGCACCACACCATGTGGAACATGTCCGACCGGGGCATCCCGAGGTCCTACCGGACCATGGAGGGCTTCGGCGTGCACACGTTCCGCATGGTCGACGAGGCCGGCGCGACGGTGCTGGTCAAGTTCCACTGGAAGCCGAAGCTGGGCGTGCACTCCCTGACCTGGGAGGAGGCGCAGCTCATCGGCGGCATCGACCCGGACTACCACCGCCGCGACCTGTACGACGCGATCGAGGCCGGCGCGTACCCGGAGTGGGAGCTGGGCATCCAGGTCTTCCCGGACACGCCGGAGGAGACGTTCGCCGGGATCGACCTGCTCGACCCGACGAAGATCGTGCCGGAGGAGCTGGCGCCGGTGCAGCCGATCGGCAAGCTCACCCTGAACAAGACACCGCGCAACTTCTTCGCCGAGACCGAGCAGGTGGCGTTCCACGTCGGGCACCTGCCGCCCGGCATCGACGTGACGAACGACCCGCTGTTGCAGGGCCGCCTCTTCTCGTACGTGGACACGCAGCTCACCCGCCTCGGCGGACCGAACTTCACCCAGATCCCGATCAACCGGCCGCACGCCGACGTCAACGACATGTTCCGTGACGGCTTCCACCAGCACGCGGTGCACGCGGGCGTGGCGCCGTACCGGCCGAACTCGCTCGACGGCGGCAACCCGTTCCCGGCCGGCGACCGGGAGCACGCGTTCGTGGACACGCCGGTGACGGTGGCCGAGGCGCCGAAGGTGCGGGCCGCGCCCGCCTCGTTCGACGACCACTACAGCCAGGTACGCCTGTTCTGGCAGAGCATGTCGCCGGTGGAGAAGGAGCACATCATCCGGGCGTACACGTTCGAGCTGGGCAAGTGCTACCACCAGGCGATCAAGGAGCGGCAGCTCCAGTGCCTGGCGAACGTGGACCCGGTGCTGTGCGAGCAGGTGGCGATCGGCCTGGGCCTGCCCGTGCCGCAGCCCACGGCGCCGCTCGCGGACGTGCAGCCCAGCCCGGCGCTGTCCCAGGTGGGCCGGGAGTGGCCGGCCGACGGCCGGATGGTCGGCATCGTGGTCGACGCCCAGGCCGACCTGGGCGACGTGCACGAGGTACGCCGGGCGGTGTTCGCCGCCGGCATGGTGCCGTTGCTGATCGCCGCGCACGGCGGCACCGTCGACGGGCTGCCGGTGCAGCGCACGTTCGCCACCGGCCGCTCGGTCGAGTTCGACGCGGTGCTGCTCGCCGGCGCCCCGGCCCCGGCGCCGGACGCGCTGCCGGCCCGCGACGCCAAGGCGGGCGCGCCGGGCTCGTCCACAGTCGACCCGCGGGTGCTGCTGCTGGTCGAGGAGGCGTGGCGGCACGCCAAGGTGATCGGTGCCTGGGGCGCGGGCGCCGAGGTGCTGAGCCAGGCCGGCGTCGCCGGCACGCCGGGCGTGGTCACCGGTGGCTCCGGCGCCGAGGTGCTCACCGAGGTGCAGCGGCTGATGGCGGCGCACCGGGTCTGGGAGAGGTTCCCGGCCTCGGTCGCCTGA
- a CDS encoding 4'-phosphopantetheinyl transferase family protein, producing the protein MIAALLPAGALAVEAFADVPDETPYPGEEDLVARAVTGRRQEFVTARRCAREALAHLGYAPVPIRSGARREPVWPDGVVGSITHCAGYRAAAVAPAGALAGLGIDAEPHEPLPDGVAGVVTVAGEPERLAALRAADPATHWDRLLFSAKESVYKAWYPLTGRWLGFEEADLTFDPAGRFTARILVDGTRADGGPPLDVLDGRWLVAGGLLLTAVAVPRRS; encoded by the coding sequence ATGATCGCGGCGCTGCTGCCGGCCGGGGCGCTCGCCGTCGAGGCGTTCGCCGACGTGCCGGACGAGACGCCGTACCCGGGCGAGGAGGACCTGGTCGCGCGCGCGGTGACCGGCCGCCGCCAGGAGTTCGTCACGGCCCGCCGCTGCGCGCGGGAGGCGCTGGCCCACCTCGGGTACGCGCCCGTCCCGATCCGCTCCGGCGCCCGGCGCGAGCCGGTCTGGCCGGACGGCGTGGTGGGCAGCATCACCCACTGCGCCGGCTACCGGGCGGCGGCGGTGGCCCCGGCCGGGGCGCTGGCCGGTCTGGGCATCGACGCGGAGCCGCACGAGCCGCTGCCGGACGGGGTGGCCGGCGTGGTCACCGTGGCGGGCGAGCCGGAGCGGCTGGCCGCGCTGCGCGCCGCCGACCCGGCGACGCACTGGGACCGGCTGCTGTTCAGCGCGAAGGAGTCGGTCTACAAGGCGTGGTACCCGCTGACCGGGCGCTGGCTCGGGTTCGAGGAGGCGGACCTGACGTTCGACCCGGCCGGCCGGTTCACCGCCCGGATCCTGGTCGACGGCACCCGCGCCGACGGCGGCCCGCCGCTGGACGTCCTGGACGGCCGCTGGCTGGTCGCCGGCGGGCTGCTGCTCACCGCCGTGGCCGTGCCGCGCCGGTCCTGA
- a CDS encoding metallophosphoesterase family protein, whose protein sequence is MTGGLYAVSDLHVSYAENRAVVDGLRPETADDWLIVAGDVGEVFADVERTLRLLRDRFATVVWAPGNHELWTHPNDPVTLRGVARYDALVAMCRELGVLTPEDEYAVWQGDGGPVTVAPLFLLYDYSFRAPGTTTKEESLRAAYAAGVVCTDEMLLHPDPYPDRESWCRARLEATRRRLAATDPALPTVLATHWPLVRQPTEVLWFPEFAQWCGTDQTADWHVRHRAAVAVYGHLHIPRTTHYDGVRFEEVSLGYPREWRRRGGEPAPMRRILG, encoded by the coding sequence GTGACGGGTGGGCTGTACGCGGTCAGTGACCTCCACGTGTCGTACGCGGAGAACCGCGCGGTGGTGGACGGCCTGCGGCCGGAGACGGCGGACGACTGGCTGATCGTGGCCGGTGACGTGGGCGAGGTCTTCGCCGACGTGGAGCGGACGCTGCGGCTGCTGCGCGACCGGTTCGCCACTGTGGTGTGGGCGCCCGGCAACCACGAGCTGTGGACCCACCCGAACGACCCGGTGACGCTGCGCGGCGTGGCCCGCTACGACGCGCTCGTGGCGATGTGCCGCGAGCTGGGCGTGCTGACCCCGGAGGACGAGTACGCGGTGTGGCAGGGTGACGGCGGCCCGGTCACCGTGGCGCCGCTGTTCCTGCTCTACGACTACTCGTTCCGCGCCCCCGGCACCACCACCAAGGAGGAGTCGCTGCGCGCGGCGTACGCCGCCGGTGTGGTGTGCACCGACGAGATGCTGCTGCACCCCGACCCGTACCCGGACCGGGAGTCCTGGTGCCGGGCGCGGCTGGAGGCGACCCGGCGGCGCCTGGCGGCCACCGACCCGGCGCTGCCCACGGTGCTGGCGACCCACTGGCCGCTGGTGCGGCAGCCCACCGAGGTGCTCTGGTTCCCGGAGTTCGCCCAGTGGTGCGGCACCGATCAGACGGCCGACTGGCACGTGCGTCACCGCGCCGCCGTCGCGGTCTACGGCCACCTGCACATCCCGCGCACCACGCATTACGACGGGGTGCGGTTCGAGGAGGTGTCGCTGGGTTACCCGCGCGAGTGGCGGCGCCGCGGCGGCGAGCCGGCGCCGATGAGGCGGATCCTCGGATGA
- the pip gene encoding prolyl aminopeptidase, with protein MTGLYPPAEPYATHRLPVGDGHVLYVEEVGRPDGVPVVFLHGGPGGGLVPAARRFFDPGRYRAVLFDQRGAGRSTPHGEVRANTTWHLVADLETIRQRLGIGSWLVFGGSWGTTLGLAYAQAHPQRVTGLVLRGVLLLRRGERDWFYQGGLRHLQPEEWERFVAPVPPGERDDVLGAYHRRLHGPDEAQARVWARAWGRWEAVNSALRPDPELLAHFTADDHALPVARILSHYAVHGGFLGEGQLLDGVDRIRHLPAVIVNGRYDLCCPPVSAYDLARRWPEATLRIVPDAGHSAAEPGVTREVLRALDEVTARVESPAGEPGHPGAPLAGSAG; from the coding sequence ATGACCGGCCTGTACCCGCCCGCCGAACCGTACGCCACCCACCGGCTCCCGGTCGGTGACGGCCACGTCCTGTACGTGGAGGAGGTGGGTCGCCCGGACGGCGTACCCGTGGTGTTCCTGCACGGCGGGCCCGGCGGTGGGCTGGTGCCGGCCGCGCGCCGCTTCTTCGACCCGGGGCGCTACCGGGCGGTGCTGTTCGACCAGCGCGGCGCGGGCCGCAGCACCCCGCACGGCGAGGTGCGCGCCAACACCACCTGGCATCTGGTGGCCGACCTGGAGACCATCCGGCAGCGGCTGGGCATCGGCTCGTGGCTGGTGTTCGGCGGGTCGTGGGGCACCACGCTCGGTCTGGCGTACGCGCAGGCGCACCCGCAGCGGGTGACCGGCCTGGTGCTGCGCGGCGTGCTGCTGCTGCGGCGCGGCGAGCGGGACTGGTTCTACCAGGGCGGGCTGCGGCACCTCCAGCCCGAGGAGTGGGAGCGGTTCGTCGCCCCGGTCCCGCCGGGCGAGCGCGACGACGTGCTGGGCGCGTACCACAGGCGGCTGCACGGCCCGGACGAGGCGCAGGCCCGGGTCTGGGCGCGCGCCTGGGGACGCTGGGAGGCGGTCAACTCGGCGCTGCGCCCCGACCCGGAGCTGCTCGCCCACTTCACCGCCGACGACCACGCGCTGCCGGTGGCCCGGATCCTGTCGCACTACGCCGTGCACGGCGGCTTCCTCGGCGAGGGCCAGCTGCTCGACGGCGTGGACCGGATCCGGCACCTGCCCGCCGTGATCGTCAACGGCCGCTACGACCTGTGCTGTCCGCCGGTGTCCGCGTACGACCTGGCCCGCCGGTGGCCCGAGGCGACGCTGCGCATCGTGCCCGATGCCGGGCACTCGGCGGCCGAGCCGGGGGTGACCCGCGAGGTGCTGCGCGCGCTCGACGAGGTGACCGCGCGCGTCGAGAGCCCGGCTGGCGAGCCTGGTCATCCGGGAGCGCCGCTGGCAGGATCAGCCGGGTGA